Genomic DNA from Chloroflexota bacterium:
CACGCTGAGTATGTCGGCACAGCAGCTTGACCGTATGGTAGGCTCACCGTGCTCGTTCGACCGTCTGATGTGAGAGTGGCCCCCGCCGCTCACACGGACTCGCGCAGCGGACCTTTGTCGAGCGCGCCCAGTGCCCGATGGAGGTCGTCTTCCTCGTGCTGCGTTGCCCCACGCACGGCGCCCAGGTTGGCGCCTGTTCACTCCTGGCTGGCTGTCGCGTCGCGGTCCCAGCCTGGACCGTTCTGGTTGCCACCTACGCCTTCCCGGCCCTGCTGATTGCCGTGGCGGTCCTCGGCTTCGGGAACCGTGTGCAGTACCTGACGGACCTCCCGCGGTACACCGACGAGATCAACGAGATCCTGCCCGCGTTCGACATCGTGCGGGGGACGCGCTTTCCGCTGATGAGCGGCCCGAAGCACATCGGGGCGTTCTGGGACTACCTGCTGGCCGGCGGCATGCTGCTGTTCGGCCGCTCGCCGGACCTACCGCGCATGATGATCCTCGCGGCGGGCCTCGCCACGCTGGCGGTGACGTTCGGCTACGCTCGATCCCTCGGAGGGCGCTGGGCCGGCCTGCTGGCGATGGGCCTGCTGGCCGTATCCGCGCCGCACGTGCTGCTCAGCAGTCGTGTGGCGTGGTCGGTCTGCCTGACGCCGCTGCTCGGACTCGGGGCGGCCTGGGCGCTCGATCACGCCGTGCGCCACCAGAAGCCGTGGTTCTTGCTGGTGACGGGGCTGCTGGCCGGCCTGGCGCTCCAGGCCCATCCGTCGTTCGCGGCGGTGATCCCCGGGCTGGCGGTCTACCTGCTCTGGCGAGGCTGGCGCTTCCTCAAGGGGCCGCAGATCTACCTGGCCGGGCTGCTCTTCGTGGCGGCGTTCAGCAACGTGCTGATCTACAACATCCAGAGCGGCATCGGCGGCGTCCGCAGCGTCAACGCCCAGTATCCGGACAAGGAGCTTGGCTCGCTGGCGTATCTCGACACGATGTTCGCGCCGTGGCGAGGGCTGCTGCTGACGCTCTCGTCCGCCATCGACCCGACCCGTGAGGCATCGGCGCTGACGCCGTTCGTCCTCTTCGTGGGGGCGCTCACGGCAACGGCGCTCGCCTATCTCACCTGGAAGCGGACGGCGCTGCCGGCGCTGGTGACCGTGCTGGCGATGCTGTTGCTGCCGTTTGTCCACGACGATTTCGCGCCGATTCTGAAATCGCGCTACATCATGCCGCTTGTGCCG
This window encodes:
- a CDS encoding glycosyltransferase family 39 protein produces the protein MEVVFLVLRCPTHGAQVGACSLLAGCRVAVPAWTVLVATYAFPALLIAVAVLGFGNRVQYLTDLPRYTDEINEILPAFDIVRGTRFPLMSGPKHIGAFWDYLLAGGMLLFGRSPDLPRMMILAAGLATLAVTFGYARSLGGRWAGLLAMGLLAVSAPHVLLSSRVAWSVCLTPLLGLGAAWALDHAVRHQKPWFLLVTGLLAGLALQAHPSFAAVIPGLAVYLLWRGWRFLKGPQIYLAGLLFVAAFSNVLIYNIQSGIGGVRSVNAQYPDKELGSLAYLDTMFAPWRGLLLTLSSAIDPTREASALTPFVLFVGALTATALAYLTWKRTALPALVTVLAMLLLPFVHDDFAPILKSRYIMPLVPLAFVAIAVLLVQGIGQFRGWPRVVGAATGLVLMAGMQTQLMHFESVALAADCSNDPQREMIGHLEAQMYPNEWILLDQGSLPSAERMGYLTLLELSRRKIGEGSFGRGKIWDELSDRDSFLTLVSDGKATQLFEKQRLPLLPQTVAAVHPALRQPGSDGALPPQGIGLYRVTRDGAQLLAHDSEPGCGALLLN